A single Planctomycetota bacterium DNA region contains:
- a CDS encoding CDP-alcohol phosphatidyltransferase family protein: protein MKARPIAILPSLCTLGNALCGFAAITLTMKALGSADAEHAMGPANVRLAGAFILLAMVLDALDGRLARIARATSEFGGQLDSVADAVSFGVAPAFLMSRVVVETLKGTVPESYAGWLWVMWVCAAVYLGCTLIRLARFNVENVHDEEAHMSFKGLPSPAAAGAIVSVVIFLATCWQHGTYPQVTVVLLWFLPVLAVALAVLMVSNVRYEHALNHLIRRRRPISHLVLAVLGLAGAVILGLALAALLWHVVLLVGFGGYALSGPLGGLYRRWKYRGQALPPEAEMSEDEFSSEEE, encoded by the coding sequence ATGAAAGCGCGACCGATCGCCATTTTGCCGTCGCTCTGCACGCTGGGGAACGCGCTGTGCGGGTTTGCGGCGATCACGCTGACGATGAAGGCGCTGGGCAGCGCGGATGCAGAACACGCGATGGGACCGGCGAACGTCCGGCTGGCCGGGGCGTTCATCCTGCTGGCGATGGTGCTGGACGCGCTGGACGGTCGCCTGGCCCGAATTGCCCGTGCGACGAGCGAGTTCGGCGGCCAGTTGGACAGTGTGGCCGACGCGGTCAGTTTCGGCGTCGCCCCGGCGTTCCTGATGAGCCGGGTGGTCGTCGAGACGCTCAAGGGCACGGTCCCGGAAAGTTACGCCGGGTGGCTGTGGGTGATGTGGGTGTGCGCGGCGGTGTACCTGGGGTGTACGCTGATCCGGCTGGCACGGTTCAACGTGGAGAACGTGCACGACGAAGAGGCGCACATGAGTTTCAAGGGTCTTCCGTCGCCGGCGGCGGCGGGTGCGATTGTCTCGGTGGTGATCTTTCTGGCCACGTGCTGGCAGCATGGCACGTATCCCCAGGTGACGGTGGTGCTCTTGTGGTTCCTTCCGGTCCTCGCGGTCGCCCTGGCCGTTCTGATGGTGTCAAACGTCCGGTACGAGCACGCGCTGAACCACCTGATCCGAAGGCGACGGCCGATCAGCCATCTGGTGTTGGCGGTTCTCGGTCTGGCGGGGGCGGTGATTCTCGGTCTGGCGCTGGCGGCGCTTCTGTGGCACGTGGTCTTGCTGGTGGGGTTCGGGGGGTACGCGCTGAGCGGTCCGCTCGGGGGCCTGTACCGTCGCTGGAAGTATCGCGGCCAGGCGCTGCCGCCCGAGGCGGAGATGTCGGAGGACGAGTTTTCCTCCGAGGAAGAGTGA
- the hisS gene encoding histidine--tRNA ligase produces MKIQAVRGTRDFYPEEMALREWLFARWRAASRRAGFVEVDGPVLEPLDLYTEKSGPEIAEQLYCLEDKGGRRLALRPEFTPTLARMIAARQASLRIPIRWFNISRCFRYERAQKGRLREFFQWNVDLVGVEGEVADAECIAVAADALREMGLGPQDVEFRISDRRLLAALVQHLGIAEAKVPQVFQILDKRDKVPAAAIQGMLEEAGLESRQREALERVLGWRSLEDINARERATPEVGQALESLERLFALLAAYGIRDWCRFDIGTVRGLAYYTGPVWEVHDRKGELRAIFGGGRYDRLLADVGAKTMPACGFGCGDVILGLLLHDRGLGPELGNEAQYYIATWNRNWERVFTVVSHLRQKGRAVLPDCLGGTILRQEKRAIESGARFIVTVDDKDLDWPLVRVRDLRPADGGGPTSVAKDYHALGGEPQ; encoded by the coding sequence GTGAAGATCCAGGCGGTCAGGGGAACTCGGGATTTCTACCCGGAGGAGATGGCGCTCCGGGAGTGGCTGTTCGCGCGGTGGCGAGCAGCGAGCCGGCGGGCGGGGTTCGTCGAGGTGGACGGCCCGGTCCTGGAACCGCTGGACCTGTACACGGAGAAGAGCGGTCCGGAGATTGCGGAGCAGTTGTACTGTCTGGAGGACAAGGGCGGGCGTCGGCTGGCGCTCAGGCCGGAGTTTACGCCGACGCTGGCGCGGATGATTGCGGCGCGGCAGGCGTCGCTGCGGATCCCCATCCGCTGGTTCAACATTTCGCGGTGCTTCCGCTACGAGCGGGCTCAGAAGGGCCGCCTGCGCGAGTTCTTCCAGTGGAACGTGGACCTGGTGGGCGTCGAGGGGGAGGTTGCGGACGCCGAGTGCATTGCCGTGGCCGCCGACGCGCTGCGGGAGATGGGCCTCGGGCCCCAGGACGTGGAGTTCCGGATAAGCGACCGGCGGCTCCTCGCGGCGCTGGTGCAGCATCTGGGGATCGCCGAGGCGAAGGTGCCTCAGGTCTTCCAGATCCTCGACAAGCGCGACAAGGTGCCGGCGGCGGCGATCCAGGGGATGCTGGAGGAGGCGGGCCTGGAGTCGCGCCAGCGAGAGGCGCTGGAGCGCGTCCTGGGGTGGCGGAGTCTGGAGGACATCAACGCGCGGGAGCGCGCGACGCCCGAAGTGGGTCAGGCCCTGGAGTCGCTCGAGCGCCTTTTTGCGCTGCTTGCCGCCTACGGCATCCGCGACTGGTGCCGGTTCGACATCGGGACCGTGCGCGGCCTGGCTTATTACACCGGGCCGGTGTGGGAGGTCCACGACCGCAAGGGCGAACTGCGGGCGATCTTCGGCGGGGGCCGATACGACCGGCTCCTGGCCGATGTGGGCGCGAAGACGATGCCGGCGTGCGGGTTCGGGTGTGGGGACGTGATCCTCGGACTCCTGCTACACGATCGCGGACTGGGACCCGAGTTGGGGAATGAGGCGCAGTACTATATCGCGACGTGGAACCGAAACTGGGAAAGAGTGTTTACCGTCGTGAGCCACCTTCGCCAGAAGGGCAGGGCTGTCCTGCCGGATTGCCTGGGGGGCACCATTCTCCGGCAGGAGAAAAGGGCGATAGAGTCCGGCGCGCGGTTCATCGTGACCGTTGACGACAAGGACCTTGACTGGCCCTTGGTTCGAGTGAGAGACCTGCGCCCAGCGGATGGCGGCGGGCCCACGAGCGTGGCGAAAGACTATCACGCTCTTGGCGGCGAGCCCCAATAG
- a CDS encoding HYExAFE family protein — protein sequence MANRKVIYEACFEDYLRTAGVPYVAVDEAKKALFAGVRLKSFDFVVYSANGANLLVDVKGRRFPYERAGSRPSTDSGRSRAGPRGRRRLENWTTREDLESLAQWEEVFGSGFAGLLAFCYHLMRPEAAEAFEVVHLFRGEYYALMGVYRGAYADAARPRSRAWDTVSVPTRTFRELVRPIRAFF from the coding sequence ATGGCCAACCGGAAGGTCATTTACGAGGCCTGCTTCGAGGATTACCTTCGGACGGCCGGCGTTCCTTACGTGGCGGTGGACGAGGCGAAGAAGGCGCTGTTCGCGGGGGTTCGGCTGAAGAGTTTCGACTTTGTGGTGTACAGCGCGAACGGGGCGAACCTCCTGGTGGACGTGAAGGGCCGGCGATTTCCGTACGAGCGTGCCGGCAGCCGCCCTTCGACAGACTCAGGGCGGTCCCGAGCAGGGCCGAGGGGCCGCCGCCGGTTGGAAAACTGGACGACGCGGGAGGACCTCGAGAGCCTGGCCCAGTGGGAAGAAGTTTTCGGGTCGGGGTTTGCAGGTTTGCTGGCGTTCTGTTATCATCTGATGCGGCCGGAAGCGGCGGAGGCGTTTGAAGTGGTGCACCTGTTTCGGGGCGAATACTACGCCTTGATGGGCGTCTATCGGGGCGCGTACGCGGATGCGGCACGGCCGCGGAGCCGCGCGTGGGACACGGTTTCTGTTCCGACGCGGACATTCCGGGAATTGGTGCGTCCGATCCGAGCGTTCTTTTGA
- the bioB gene encoding biotin synthase BioB produces MAPPTDIMATPVAEPCARRVLRGEAIGRADALALLREAERNPWPLLFAAGHVREHFRGRRVHLCSIAPVKIGRCSEDCHWCSQSGHWKTPVEPRGLLAVEDLVRMAQAAAAWGATSFGLVTSGARLSEKELSQVEKAARAIRAESRLEVCGSFGSLSREQADRLLAAGFRRYNHNLETSARHFPRVCSTHTYGSRVESARAALEAGLELCSGGIFGVGESDEDRVDLALAIRDLGARVVPLNFLHPIPGTPLQDAAPLAPLKILSIVAMFRLVLPDRTIKLAGGREKNLRGLQSLMFQAGADACLIGNYLTTAGRPAEEDLEMIRDLGLEPAGAGDGAAGASPNA; encoded by the coding sequence ATGGCACCTCCGACGGACATCATGGCGACGCCGGTCGCGGAGCCCTGCGCGCGCCGCGTCCTACGGGGCGAGGCGATCGGGCGGGCGGACGCGCTGGCGCTGCTTCGGGAAGCCGAGCGCAATCCGTGGCCGTTGCTCTTCGCCGCCGGTCACGTCCGCGAGCATTTCCGTGGGCGGCGCGTCCATCTGTGCAGCATAGCGCCGGTGAAAATCGGGCGATGCAGCGAGGATTGCCACTGGTGCTCGCAGAGCGGGCACTGGAAAACCCCTGTGGAGCCGCGCGGTCTGCTGGCCGTCGAAGACCTCGTGCGGATGGCGCAGGCGGCGGCGGCGTGGGGCGCGACGAGTTTCGGCCTCGTAACGAGCGGCGCCCGCCTTTCGGAGAAGGAACTGTCGCAGGTCGAGAAAGCGGCGCGGGCCATTCGCGCGGAGTCGCGGCTGGAGGTCTGCGGGAGTTTCGGATCGCTGAGCCGCGAACAGGCGGATCGGCTGCTGGCCGCGGGCTTCCGGCGATACAACCATAATCTGGAGACGTCGGCGCGGCACTTTCCGCGCGTCTGCTCGACACACACGTACGGGTCGCGGGTGGAGTCGGCGCGGGCGGCGCTGGAGGCGGGCCTCGAGTTGTGCTCGGGCGGCATCTTCGGGGTCGGGGAATCGGACGAGGACCGGGTGGACCTGGCCCTGGCGATTCGCGACCTCGGCGCCCGCGTGGTGCCGCTGAACTTTCTGCACCCGATCCCGGGCACGCCGCTCCAGGACGCGGCGCCGCTGGCGCCGCTGAAGATCCTTTCGATTGTGGCGATGTTCCGGCTTGTCCTGCCGGATCGGACGATCAAACTGGCGGGCGGCCGGGAGAAAAACCTGAGGGGTCTGCAGAGCCTGATGTTTCAGGCCGGCGCGGATGCGTGCTTGATCGGCAACTACCTGACCACCGCGGGCCGGCCGGCCGAAGAAGACCTGGAGATGATCCGGGACCTGGGGCTCGAGCCGGCGGGGGCAGGGGACGGAGCCGCCGGCGCCTCTCCCAATGCGTGA
- a CDS encoding beta-ketoacyl-[acyl-carrier-protein] synthase family protein encodes MEPVFRGESAIAYLSGFPGLEGATAAALADFVPPRGTEDADRAVQFAVRAADEAWAHSGLGASGVDPRRVAVLVALSKGGVFALSEAAACPDGRDAWARGAPDAAARAVAARFGLTGGMAAPVTACASGGHAIVWGMRLIGRGVVDAVIVGAAEASIHPLVIGSYMRMGVLADARGDPASSVRPFSLTRRGFAIGEGAGVLILESEALAARRGADVVARVTGWAAGAHAASLTAVEASGETLAALMREAMRRAGIRPGEVDYVHAHGTATATNDLAEARAIRCALGKASGRVSVSSTKGSHGHLLGAATAVEVAVTALAIRRGEVPATANLTDPDPAIGLDCTALQPRRRSIVHAIKISSGFGGQSLALCLGAA; translated from the coding sequence GTGGAACCCGTTTTTCGAGGCGAAAGCGCCATCGCGTACCTTTCCGGTTTTCCCGGTCTGGAGGGAGCCACTGCCGCCGCCCTTGCGGATTTCGTCCCGCCGCGCGGGACGGAAGACGCCGACCGGGCCGTCCAGTTTGCGGTCCGAGCGGCGGACGAGGCGTGGGCGCATTCGGGTCTCGGGGCGAGCGGCGTCGATCCGCGGCGTGTGGCGGTGCTCGTCGCCCTCAGCAAGGGAGGGGTGTTCGCGCTCAGCGAGGCCGCCGCTTGCCCGGACGGCCGAGACGCGTGGGCACGGGGCGCGCCGGACGCGGCGGCCCGAGCCGTGGCAGCCCGGTTCGGCCTGACGGGTGGAATGGCGGCGCCCGTGACGGCGTGCGCGTCGGGCGGGCATGCGATTGTGTGGGGCATGCGGCTGATTGGGCGGGGAGTGGTGGATGCGGTGATTGTGGGAGCGGCGGAGGCGTCGATTCATCCGCTCGTCATCGGATCTTATATGCGGATGGGCGTTCTGGCGGACGCGCGCGGGGATCCGGCATCCTCGGTACGGCCGTTTTCGCTGACGCGGCGGGGATTTGCCATCGGCGAGGGCGCGGGGGTGCTCATCCTGGAGTCGGAGGCGTTGGCGGCGCGGCGGGGTGCGGACGTCGTGGCGCGGGTGACGGGATGGGCGGCCGGCGCGCATGCTGCGAGCCTGACCGCAGTGGAGGCGAGCGGCGAGACCCTCGCCGCTCTGATGCGTGAGGCGATGAGACGGGCCGGCATCCGCCCGGGCGAAGTCGACTATGTCCACGCGCATGGGACGGCGACGGCGACCAACGACCTGGCGGAAGCGCGGGCGATTCGGTGCGCCCTGGGCAAGGCGAGCGGCCGAGTGAGCGTGTCCTCGACGAAAGGGTCTCACGGGCATCTGTTGGGCGCGGCGACGGCGGTGGAGGTGGCCGTGACGGCGCTGGCGATTCGGCGCGGCGAGGTGCCTGCGACGGCGAACCTGACGGATCCGGATCCGGCCATCGGGCTGGATTGCACAGCGCTTCAGCCGAGACGGCGGTCGATTGTGCATGCGATTAAGATATCCAGCGGATTCGGCGGGCAATCGCTGGCGCTCTGCCTGGGGGCGGCGTAA
- a CDS encoding ABC transporter permease, with protein sequence MHLWIMAPLAILVFIAVDWYSPRFDPVFETIPAAVGTALFIMTALAVVVGVFFATYSIPAEVETRVAYTLITKPVGRLELVAGKTLGMSLLLLAMLGIVWGGAYAYFVARGSDVQALAEQRRKEVLPRARYEADLNALEAVVRRGPLLTYRYRRPDSGPDIEIQHPAGTAPDSNVRWILGDSGTRLRWNLAATPLRSWIVLYGAFQVAAQTAEAARGAFRLNLQARETGDEVTAREAFGVGMQKLRDAADAWDRAARFWENYSRQLAQGTPPAPAEEFYRRLAASMGTAAETFARLPADLTEENLRESIARIPDFRLPPWQAQLVLDLEVRAPPEAPDRPTPITLQVVPLTLGGGQGAEAVPDTEAARYTLDLEIAGSRTLTLPLVFSESETAGDVLRLPARGDLRLELRCRGPGHLVGVRPAAVRLVGPAGETVPGPDESELVSESFQRRQWIGGRAAEPRQMAVFRFKDVPREILGIGDTPVEVDFTLTAWSPTTLETTARITFLKPGADESVTISFTPEMHHSSLLYLDRDFWNGGPLEARLECLTNEDSLGLLPESVRLRLDGGPFALNFAKATLEVWFFGTVLAAAGVFLSTRFSWFVSIFAAITLFIVCMSRQFILGATPIGEAARELESRASAGCCAGESSLWTWLTGFFVPPIPNLRSLLPDESVNLGEVLPLASLATTLGWAALFVLVTVLLGAYLFRTREVAG encoded by the coding sequence ATGCACCTCTGGATCATGGCCCCCCTGGCCATCCTCGTCTTCATCGCCGTGGACTGGTACTCGCCGCGTTTCGACCCCGTCTTTGAGACCATCCCCGCGGCGGTCGGCACGGCCTTGTTCATCATGACCGCCTTGGCGGTCGTCGTCGGGGTTTTCTTTGCCACCTATTCCATTCCCGCCGAGGTCGAAACGCGCGTCGCCTACACCCTTATCACCAAGCCCGTAGGCCGCCTCGAACTGGTCGCCGGTAAGACGTTGGGCATGTCCCTTCTGTTGCTGGCGATGCTCGGCATCGTTTGGGGGGGGGCCTACGCCTACTTCGTTGCTCGCGGCTCGGACGTCCAGGCCCTCGCGGAACAGCGGCGCAAAGAAGTCCTCCCTCGCGCCCGTTACGAAGCCGACCTCAACGCCCTTGAGGCCGTGGTTCGGCGCGGTCCGCTTCTGACCTACCGCTACCGCCGGCCCGACAGCGGGCCCGACATTGAGATTCAGCATCCGGCTGGTACGGCGCCCGACAGCAACGTCCGGTGGATTCTGGGCGACAGCGGCACCCGCCTGCGATGGAACCTCGCCGCAACACCGCTGCGCTCGTGGATCGTCTTGTACGGCGCCTTCCAGGTCGCCGCCCAGACCGCCGAGGCCGCGCGCGGCGCCTTTCGCCTCAACCTTCAGGCACGGGAGACCGGCGACGAGGTAACCGCCCGCGAGGCGTTCGGCGTCGGCATGCAGAAACTGCGCGACGCAGCCGACGCCTGGGACCGCGCGGCACGTTTCTGGGAGAATTACTCCAGGCAACTCGCCCAGGGCACCCCCCCTGCCCCGGCTGAAGAGTTCTATCGCCGCCTCGCCGCTTCCATGGGAACCGCCGCCGAGACTTTCGCCCGGCTCCCCGCAGATCTGACGGAGGAGAACCTGCGCGAATCGATCGCTCGCATCCCCGACTTTCGCCTTCCCCCGTGGCAGGCCCAACTTGTTCTGGACCTCGAGGTCCGCGCGCCCCCGGAAGCGCCCGACCGGCCGACGCCCATCACCCTCCAGGTCGTTCCCCTGACGCTCGGCGGCGGCCAGGGGGCCGAAGCCGTACCCGATACCGAGGCGGCTCGATACACCCTGGATCTCGAAATCGCGGGCTCCAGGACTCTAACGCTTCCCCTCGTTTTCTCCGAATCGGAAACAGCGGGGGACGTCCTTCGGCTCCCGGCCCGGGGCGACCTTCGGCTCGAACTGCGCTGCCGCGGCCCCGGCCATCTCGTCGGCGTCAGGCCTGCCGCCGTTCGCCTGGTCGGTCCCGCCGGCGAAACGGTCCCCGGACCGGACGAGTCGGAACTCGTCTCCGAATCCTTCCAACGCAGACAATGGATCGGCGGCCGAGCCGCGGAACCCCGCCAGATGGCTGTCTTCCGCTTCAAGGATGTCCCCCGCGAGATTTTAGGCATCGGCGACACCCCTGTGGAGGTGGACTTCACCCTGACCGCCTGGAGTCCAACCACCCTGGAAACCACGGCCCGAATCACCTTCCTGAAGCCCGGGGCGGATGAATCCGTTACCATCTCTTTCACCCCTGAAATGCACCATTCGTCGCTTCTGTACCTCGACCGAGACTTCTGGAACGGCGGACCGCTGGAAGCCCGCCTCGAATGCCTGACCAACGAGGACTCGCTCGGTCTTTTGCCCGAGAGCGTGCGTCTGCGGCTCGACGGGGGCCCCTTCGCCCTGAACTTCGCGAAGGCCACGCTCGAGGTCTGGTTCTTCGGCACCGTCCTCGCCGCCGCGGGCGTCTTCTTAAGCACCCGCTTCTCCTGGTTCGTCAGCATCTTCGCCGCCATCACCCTCTTCATCGTCTGCATGTCGCGCCAGTTCATTCTCGGCGCCACTCCGATCGGCGAGGCGGCACGCGAACTGGAGTCCCGCGCCTCCGCAGGATGCTGCGCAGGCGAATCCTCCCTCTGGACCTGGCTCACGGGCTTCTTCGTCCCCCCCATCCCGAACTTGCGGTCCCTGCTCCCCGATGAGAGCGTCAACCTTGGAGAAGTGCTGCCCCTGGCATCCCTGGCGACGACCCTCGGATGGGCCGCCCTGTTCGTCCTCGTCACGGTCCTTCTCGGCGCCTATCTGTTCAGAACGCGGGAGGTGGCTGGATGA
- a CDS encoding ABC transporter ATP-binding protein, translating into MVKPQPVVTEGLTKVYKDFWGRQKVHALVGLDLALEPGEVFGLLGPNGSGKSTTIKLLLGLIFPTAGRARVLGHTPGTPAVNQRIGYLPEESYLHRFLTGEETVDFYGRLFGLGRRQRRRRTAELLDLVGLDHRASLRQLKEYSKGMSRRIGLAQALVNDPELLLLDEPTTGLDPMGTREMKDLIVRLKEQGRTILLSSHLLADVQDVCDRIGILARGELRKIGRVRDLLLIKDVFQLRAKGVSPQAAEAIVAAARSAGAEVLAAEHPTATLEDLFLRVVRAEAESRTAPHSPGGRQADRPPHGAGENE; encoded by the coding sequence ATGGTGAAGCCCCAGCCTGTGGTTACCGAAGGCCTCACCAAGGTCTACAAGGACTTCTGGGGACGCCAAAAGGTTCATGCCCTCGTCGGGCTCGATCTTGCCCTTGAGCCGGGCGAGGTCTTCGGCCTGCTGGGGCCCAACGGCTCCGGCAAGAGCACCACCATCAAACTGCTTTTGGGGCTGATTTTCCCTACCGCCGGCAGGGCCAGGGTCCTCGGCCACACGCCCGGAACCCCTGCCGTCAACCAGCGGATCGGCTACCTGCCCGAAGAGTCCTACCTCCACCGGTTTCTCACCGGCGAGGAGACGGTGGACTTCTACGGGCGCCTGTTCGGCCTCGGTCGGCGCCAGCGCCGCCGACGCACCGCCGAACTCCTCGACCTGGTCGGGCTGGATCACCGCGCGAGCCTCCGCCAACTCAAAGAGTATTCCAAGGGCATGAGCCGGCGCATCGGCCTCGCCCAGGCGCTCGTCAACGATCCGGAACTCTTGCTCCTCGACGAACCGACGACGGGTCTCGACCCCATGGGCACCCGCGAGATGAAGGACCTCATCGTGCGCCTCAAGGAGCAAGGCCGGACGATTCTTCTGTCCTCCCACCTTCTGGCCGACGTCCAGGACGTGTGCGATCGCATCGGCATCCTCGCGCGCGGCGAACTCAGAAAAATCGGGCGCGTCCGCGACCTTCTCCTCATCAAGGACGTCTTCCAACTCCGCGCCAAGGGCGTTTCCCCCCAGGCGGCCGAGGCCATCGTCGCCGCGGCCCGATCCGCGGGCGCCGAAGTCCTCGCCGCCGAGCACCCGACCGCCACCCTCGAAGATCTGTTCCTGCGCGTCGTCCGCGCCGAGGCCGAGAGCCGCACCGCACCCCATTCGCCGGGCGGGCGCCAGGCGGACCGTCCGCCCCACGGGGCCGGCGAGAATGAATAG
- the rpsU gene encoding 30S ribosomal protein S21 has translation MLRIRARGNESVEQMLKRFKKLCEKEGLTKEIKRNSYYEKPSERRRRQMRKAVRQALRKDIEPR, from the coding sequence ATGCTGAGAATTCGTGCGAGAGGCAACGAAAGCGTCGAGCAGATGCTCAAACGCTTCAAAAAGTTGTGCGAAAAAGAGGGTCTCACCAAAGAGATCAAGCGCAACAGTTACTACGAGAAGCCGAGCGAGCGCCGGCGGCGCCAGATGCGCAAGGCCGTTCGGCAAGCCCTGCGCAAAGATATCGAGCCTCGCTAA
- a CDS encoding FHA domain-containing protein, which produces MDVKLHLTKGNPKGKTVDVPAGILKVGRAEDSDLIIASTRVSRHHCEIANDQDRLVIRDNGSANGTFVNRQKIQEQALQPGDQVQVGPLTFIVEINGVRKRPSSPPAQQPAKSSAKPVAPAARPSKPAAPKLPPVQRRRGPEDIASTLERLAGGKQPGPSKPKNTKKDADVLQISDDDLLKTEE; this is translated from the coding sequence ATGGACGTCAAACTCCATCTCACCAAAGGCAACCCCAAGGGCAAGACCGTTGACGTGCCCGCAGGCATCCTCAAGGTCGGCCGCGCCGAGGACAGCGACCTTATCATCGCTTCCACACGCGTCTCGCGCCATCACTGCGAAATCGCTAACGACCAAGACCGACTCGTCATCCGCGACAACGGCAGCGCCAACGGCACCTTCGTCAACCGCCAGAAGATCCAGGAGCAAGCCCTTCAGCCCGGCGACCAGGTCCAGGTCGGACCCCTCACGTTCATCGTCGAGATCAACGGCGTCCGCAAACGACCGTCCTCGCCGCCCGCCCAACAGCCCGCCAAGAGCAGCGCTAAGCCTGTAGCACCCGCGGCTCGACCTTCCAAGCCTGCCGCACCCAAGCTGCCGCCCGTGCAGCGCCGACGGGGCCCTGAAGACATCGCCTCCACCCTCGAACGCTTGGCCGGCGGAAAGCAACCAGGTCCCTCGAAACCCAAAAATACGAAAAAGGACGCCGACGTCCTCCAGATCTCCGACGACGACCTCCTGAAAACCGAAGAGTGA
- the pilM gene encoding pilus assembly protein PilM, whose amino-acid sequence MALRKRVLLPIGIHLNLESVHMVQVEQAEGSLTLVSKASMVFPPLEGGVGAGNGGWTEAAKASAEVRENRYRQACDFVRQRCSADGFRGNQAVISVPAEQLVIQQVRMAPMQPEELIGALPWELQGKLPFDPKQAVVRHIVAGTVSEDNQTKQDVIALAVPRDAVEKHIRAVEKLGLEIVGVGVEPCAMCYPYIFAASHAEASPEGPGSLVLVHIGALATYVAIARGEEMRFVKGVTQGVEGVVRAVAEARKTSVEQARATMSGWCTGTGGGGLSAEAVEVYNQISKYLGRFVDEIESCIRYYSSLARGAGIDRIVFLGPGARDRALVQVIGSHLSVPCEVGAPLRAASQSEADGEAEPELAVALGLSLFGAQ is encoded by the coding sequence ATGGCGCTTCGCAAGCGGGTCCTGCTGCCCATTGGGATCCACCTGAACCTGGAATCGGTCCACATGGTGCAGGTGGAACAGGCAGAGGGCTCGTTGACGCTTGTTTCGAAGGCGAGCATGGTGTTTCCGCCTCTTGAGGGGGGGGTCGGCGCCGGGAACGGGGGGTGGACCGAGGCCGCGAAGGCTTCCGCGGAGGTCAGGGAAAACCGGTACCGGCAAGCGTGCGATTTTGTGCGGCAGCGGTGTTCGGCGGACGGTTTTCGGGGCAACCAGGCGGTGATCAGTGTACCGGCGGAACAGTTGGTCATCCAGCAGGTGCGGATGGCGCCGATGCAGCCGGAGGAACTGATCGGTGCCCTGCCCTGGGAACTGCAGGGGAAGTTGCCCTTCGATCCGAAGCAGGCGGTGGTTCGGCACATCGTGGCGGGCACGGTTTCGGAAGACAACCAGACGAAGCAGGACGTGATCGCTCTGGCCGTGCCGCGCGACGCGGTTGAGAAACACATCCGCGCGGTGGAGAAGTTGGGCCTGGAAATTGTAGGCGTGGGCGTGGAGCCCTGCGCGATGTGCTACCCGTACATTTTTGCTGCGAGCCACGCCGAGGCAAGCCCGGAGGGCCCCGGTTCGCTGGTGCTGGTGCATATCGGCGCGCTGGCAACATACGTTGCGATCGCGCGGGGAGAAGAAATGCGGTTCGTCAAAGGCGTCACGCAGGGCGTGGAGGGCGTGGTTCGGGCGGTTGCAGAGGCTCGCAAAACAAGCGTGGAGCAGGCGCGGGCCACGATGTCGGGTTGGTGCACGGGGACTGGAGGCGGCGGATTGAGCGCCGAAGCGGTGGAAGTCTACAACCAGATTTCCAAGTACCTGGGGCGCTTCGTCGACGAGATCGAGTCGTGCATCCGCTATTACAGTTCGCTGGCACGCGGGGCGGGCATTGATCGGATCGTTTTCCTTGGCCCGGGCGCGCGGGACCGTGCGCTCGTGCAGGTTATCGGGTCGCACCTGAGCGTTCCGTGTGAGGTCGGGGCGCCCCTGCGGGCGGCCAGCCAGTCGGAGGCGGACGGCGAAGCGGAGCCGGAGTTGGCCGTCGCCTTGGGACTGAGTCTCTTCGGGGCACAATAG
- a CDS encoding PilN domain-containing protein, producing MQVMNFLPRDFTERRGRRRANLLCLGLAGVALLALAGVCALYVIRVFGASSLRAVVEQQYRKAGRQIEQLKKLEDRKAGLVRKVELSADLLERVPRSHILARLTNALPSDTSLQVLVMSSVEVEVPAPKPTTTKDGEASTAASKGSKLKRPEKIRRREIQFRLDGLAVTDVQVAEYIARLAADPLFEEVNLKFSEEFPYEPGVTMRRFELTFRLSLEAQKLLASGDEAKAALPTAASPPRSKS from the coding sequence ATGCAGGTGATGAATTTCCTGCCGAGGGATTTCACAGAACGGCGCGGCCGGCGCCGGGCGAACCTCCTGTGTCTCGGATTGGCCGGGGTCGCGCTGTTGGCCCTCGCAGGGGTGTGTGCCCTGTACGTGATACGTGTGTTCGGCGCGTCCAGCCTGCGGGCCGTCGTCGAACAGCAATACCGGAAGGCTGGCCGGCAGATCGAGCAGTTGAAAAAGTTGGAAGACCGGAAAGCAGGCCTCGTGCGGAAGGTGGAATTGAGTGCGGACTTGCTGGAGCGAGTTCCGCGGAGCCACATTCTGGCCCGGCTGACCAATGCCCTGCCCTCGGATACGAGCCTGCAGGTGCTGGTCATGTCGAGCGTGGAAGTCGAGGTGCCGGCGCCGAAACCCACGACGACGAAGGATGGCGAGGCATCCACCGCGGCCTCGAAAGGCAGCAAGTTGAAGCGTCCGGAGAAGATCCGGAGGCGGGAGATCCAGTTCCGCCTGGACGGTCTGGCCGTGACGGACGTGCAGGTGGCGGAGTACATTGCGAGGCTGGCCGCGGACCCGCTGTTTGAGGAAGTGAACCTGAAGTTCAGCGAGGAGTTTCCGTACGAGCCCGGGGTCACGATGAGGCGGTTTGAGTTGACCTTCCGGCTGAGCCTCGAGGCGCAGAAACTGCTGGCTTCGGGCGACGAGGCCAAAGCGGCGCTGCCGACAGCGGCGTCGCCTCCGAGGAGTAAATCATGA